The following proteins come from a genomic window of Populus nigra chromosome 6, ddPopNigr1.1, whole genome shotgun sequence:
- the LOC133697227 gene encoding uncharacterized protein LOC133697227, whose protein sequence is MDSSESNENHQIASNSNSHSNANDHGWQKVTYPKRQRKQRSAADSAANNSHPIANDSNKPNNVFRSLELQSEDRRRKILESQSAAADAAAVVDTRSRSKHHHRSDDDDDDDYESDDAGVSKENAKAEEKKVKQKKPKKPKVTVADAAAKIDAADLAAFLSDISGSYEGQQEILLMRFADYFGRAFSAVNSSQFPWVKMFRENTVAKLADIPLSHISDAVYKTAADWINQLSIAALGSFVLWCLDSILADLASQQGGSKGSKKGIQQASSKSQVAMFVVLAMVLRRKPDALVNVLPTLRESSKYQGQDKLVVIVWMIAQASHGDLAVGLYSWGHNLLPIVSGKSSNPQSRDIILQSVEKILAAPKARSILVNGAVRKGERLLPPSALETLLRVTFPSSSARLKATERFGAIYPTLKEVALAGAPRSKAMKQVSQQILSFALKAAGESIPELSKEAAGISIWCLTQNADCYKQWDKVYQDNLEASVAVFKRLLEEWKELSVKLAPLDPMRETIKNFRQKNEKGMEPEADATRQALFREADKHCKTLSRKLSHGHGCLKGMAVAVIALAAGAAIMSSNMESWDWKELPVFISSQFSF, encoded by the exons atgGATTCCTCTGAATCAAACGAAAATCACCAGATCGCCAGCAACAGCAACTCTCACTCAAACGCCAACGATCACGGCTGGCAAAAAGTCACTTACCCCAAGCGCCAGCGAAAGCAGAGATCCGCTGCAGATTCCGCCGCCAATAATTCTCATCCAATCGCCAATGACAGCAACAAGCCAAATAATGTCTTCCGATCTCTTGAGCTTCAATCCGAAGACCGCCGCCGTAAAATTCTCGAATCTCAGAGCGCCGCTGCTGATGCCGCCGCCGTTGTTGATACTCGATCGAGATCGAAGCATCACCACCGATCCGATGACGACGATGACGACGATTACGAAAGCGATGATGCTGGAGTTTCCAAGGAGAATGCCAAGGCTGAAGAGAAGAAAGTGAAGCAGAAGAAGCCTAAGAAACCTAAAGTGACTGTAGCTGATGCCGCCGCTAAAATTGATGCCGCCGATCTTGCTGCCTTTCTCTCTGACATATCG GGGTCATATGAGGGTCAGCAGGAGATACTGCTGATGCGATTCGCGGATTATTTTGGGAGGGCTTTTTCGGCAGTGAATTCGTCGCAATTTCCTTGGGTTAAGATGTTCAGGGAGAATACTGTGGCCAAGCTCGCCGAT ATTCCACTGTCTCATATTTCTGATGCTGTTTATAAAACAGCCGCTGACTGGATTAACCAACTGTCCATTGCAGCGCTTGGTTCATTTGTACTATGGTGTTTAGACAGCATTCTTGCAGACTTGGCAAGCCAGCAAGGTGGTTCTAAAGGCTCTAAAAAGGGCATTCAGCAAGCATCATCAAAATCTCAG GTCGCAATGTTTGTGGTTCTGGCAATGGTGTTGCGACGAAAACCTGATGCTTTGGTTAATGTATTGCCAACACTTAGGGAAAGTTCAAAGTATCAAGGACAGGACAAACTTGTGGTTATTGTATGGATGATAGCACAG GCCTCTCATGGTGATTTGGCAGTAGGATTGTACTCTTGGGGTCATAACCTTCTGCCTATAGTGAGTGGCAAAAGCTCTAATCCACAGTCCAGGGATATAATTTTGCAGTCAGTGGAGAA AATTTTGGCTGCTCCGAAAGCTAGATCAATATTGGTAAATGGTGCTGTTAGAAAGGGGGAGCGCTTGCTGCCACCTTCTGCACTTGAAACACTGTTACGAGTTACCTTCCCTTCATCTTCAGCTAGACTAAAG GCTACTGAAAGGTTTGGGGCAATCTATCCCACCCTAAAAGAGGTGGCTCTTGCCGGTGCTCCTAGAAGCAAAGCAATGAAACAAGTATCACAGCAGATACTGAGTTTTGCTCTAAAAGCAGCTGGAGAAA GCATTCCTGAGTTATCTAAGGAAGCTGCTGGCATTTCCATCTGGTGTTTGACCCAAAATGCTGATTGTTATAAGCAATGG GATAAGGTTTACCAGGATAATCTAGAAGCTAGTGTTGCTGTTTTTAAAAGACTCTTGGAGGAATGGAAGGAGCTTTCAGTGAAACTGGCTCCTCTTGATCCTATGAGGGAAACTATCAAGAACTTTAGACAGAAG aATGAGAAAGGAATGGAACCTGAAGCTGATGCTACTCGTCAAGCACTCTTCAGGGAGGCAGATAAGCACTGCAAGACACTATCAAGAAAATTATCGCACGGCCATGGTTGCCTTAAAGGTATGGCCGTTGCTGTCATCGCATTGGCCGCTGGTGCTGCCATCATGTCATCAAACATGGAGTCCTGGGATTGGAAGGAGTTGCCTGTATTTATTAGCTCTCAATTCTCTTTCTAA
- the LOC133697228 gene encoding NAD(P)H-quinone oxidoreductase subunit L, chloroplastic, with translation MSYCFSFQSPKALPTLSSQRRRTSLCTAAKYKPFHNTKLVKKVTSVSRKPEDHDQAKKSSLAIQFAALLATIEQPAFAITGVNNPEDLTSILIQLAIVTFCYFILMPPIILNWLWKRMYRRKLLETYLQFMCVFIFFPGILLWAPFLNFRKFPRDPSLQYPWSKPEDPSKIKNDYLRYPWATPEDYD, from the exons ATGAGCTATTGTTTCAGCTTCCAAAGCCCCAAGGCTTTGCCTACTCTCTCTTCTCAGCGCAGAAGAACTTCTCTGTGTACTGCAGCTAAATACAAACCATTCCACAATACCAAGCTTGTTAAG AAAGTTACAAGCGTTAGCAGAAAGCCTGAAGACCACGATCAAGCAAAGAAGTCTAGCTTGGCAATTCAGTTTGCTGCACTTTTAGCTACT ATTGAGCAGCCAGCATTTGCCATCACTGGAGTGAATAATCCTGAAGATTTGACATCGATTTTGATACAATTGGCTATTGTTACCTTTTGTTACTTCATTCTGATGCCA CCTATCATCTTGAACTGGCTTTGGAAAAGAATGTACAGGAGAAAGCTTTTGGAGACGTATTTGCAATTCATGTGcgtcttcattttctttccagG GATATTGCTGTGGGCACCATTTCTGAACTTCAGGAAATTTCCTCGGGATCCATCCTTGCAGTACCCATGGTCCAAACCCGAAGATCCTTCAAAAATCAAGAACGATTATCTTAGGTACCCCTGGGCTACACCTGAAGATTATGATTAG
- the LOC133697383 gene encoding uncharacterized protein LOC133697383, which yields MMASTISAQLNLNLPSLQYTPFNTLLEVTRPTRRKSSLSSHFHINSNPKLCSNRTVLTRVCGDGGGSGAIDASPQQKKIEETKGSSSNFGDSYVALFVRMLGLDNDPLDREQAIVALWQYSLGGKKCIDNIMQFQGCINLTVNLLQSESSSACEAAAGLLRSISSVNVYRDVVAESGAIEEITGLLSQPSLTPEVMEQSLCILWNLSVDEKLRVKIANPDILPLLIKSLEDEDLRVKEAAGGVLANLTLTHSNHKIMVEAGVVPKLADFLKSAVEEESKVIRKEARNALVELSKNEYYRILVIEEGLVPVPLIGIAAYRSFTPSLLSWPSLPDGSKIERTSKGPSRFGASELLLGLNIDDKNANLEEAKMNAIIGRSKQRFLARSGAIEVEDTKLPQDELSKNRKFTLLPWMDGVARLVLILELEDESAICRAAESIADASINEHLRNSFKEAGAVKNLIQLLDHNNDAIRFAAIGALERLSISNAVCQTIEAEGVMAPLIKILKNSETSEGMMEKTLNLLARILDPNRKKKSKFYDGPVNGFKKELDAARGDDDPTGLTRKVYEMPDSKKNTRQDVLAFDVVARLVDMLKHPSLELQRKVASVLEFVAISESIMDTIISANIESGLLAIFQQVELNELESDVESQQTEIHAIQVEEVGLAISAASRLLTKLLDLEQFRRAVNSAHFTKLLHKILKSNIPLRYKDWVAACLVKIDSLYGPISILEFENPINMEVTLYEKIPRLIEQIRSAFSLEAQEAAVVELNRIISEGMVDATQTVASEGGIFPLVKLIEGGSEKAVEAALSILYNLSMDSENHAAIIAAGAVPPLRRIILSERSQWKRALRLLRNLPT from the exons atgatggcttCAACAATCTCAGCTCAGCTCAATCTCAACCTCCCTTCTCTCCAATACACTCCCTTCAATACCCTCTTGGAAGTTACCAGACCCACAAGAAGAAAATCATCACTCTCTTCCCATTTTCATATTAACTCCAACCCCAAATTGTGCTCCAACCGTACAGTGCTTACCAGGGTCTGTGGTGATGGCGGTGGAAGTGGTGCCATTGATGCCAGTCCGCAACAAAAG AAGATTGAGGAAACAAAAGGTAGCTCATCTAATTTCGGTGATAGCTATGTGGCCTTGTTTGTTCGGATGCTTGGGCTAGATAACGATCCTCTTGATAGAGAACAGGCGATAGTGGCACTGTGGCAATATTCGCTCGGAGGAAAGAAGTGCATTGATAACATCATGCAGTTTCAGGGATGCATCAATCTCACTGTAAACCTTCTTCAGTCTGAATCTAGTTCTGCATGTGAAGCAGCTGCTGGCCTCCTACGATCAATATCTTCGGTTAATGTATACAGAGACGTGGTAGCAGAAAGTGGAGCAATAGAAGAGATAACTGGTCTGCTCAGTCAACCTTCTTTGACTCCTGAG GTTATGGAGCAAAGTCTATGTATTCTTTGGAACTTGTCTGTGGATGAGAAGCTCAGGGTGAAAATTGCTAACCCTGATATCCTGCCTTTACTGATTAAGTCCCTGGAAGATGAGGACTTGAGAGTGAAGGAAGCAGCAGGAGGAGTATTGGCAAATTTGACATTGACTCACTCCAACCACAAGATCATGGTTGAAGCGGGGGTTGTTCCTAAGTTG GCGGATTTCTTAAAATCTGCGGTTGAAGAAGAATCCAAGGTCATTAGGAAGGAAGCAAGAAATGCTCTGGTTGAACTTTCTAAGAATGAATACTATAGAATCCTTGTCATAGAGGAAGGTCTAGTGCCTGTACCATTAATTGGCATAGCTGCATATAGATCCTTTACTCCATCTTTGCTTTCATGGCCAAGCTTACCTGATGGTTCAAAAATTGAACGTACTTCTAAAGGTCCTTCAAGGTTTGGTGCTTCTGAATTGCTCCTCGGATTAAATATTGATGACAAGAACGCAAACCTTGAGGAAGCTAAGATGAATGCAATAATTGGACGGTCTAAGCAACGATTTCTTGCTCGTAGTGGGGCTATAGAAGTGGAAGACACAAAATTGCCTCAAGatgaattatctaaaaataGGAAATTTACACTTTTGCCATGGATGGATGGTGTGGCCAGATTGGTTTTAATTCTTGAACTTGAAGATGAGTCAGCCATTTGCAGAGCTGCAGAGTCAATTGCTGATGCATCTATCAATGAACATTTACGAAATTCATTTAAGGAAGCTGGAGCAGTCAAGAATCTAATTCAGCTCTTGGACCATAACAATGATGCTATCAGATTTGCGGCTATTGGTGCTTTGGAGAGGTTATCTATCAG CAATGCGGTTTGTCAGACAATCGAAGCAGAAGGTGTTATGGCTCCcttaattaaaatcttaaagaactcaGAGACGTCTGAAGGCATGATGGAAAAG ACCTTGAATTTACTGGCTCGAATCTTAGACcctaatagaaaaaagaaatcaaag TTTTATGATGGACCAGTTAATGGATTTAAAAAGGAATTGGATGCAGCAAGAGGCGATGATGATCCTACTGGATTAACTAGAAAAGTTTATGAAATGCcagattcaaaaaaaaataccag ACAAGATGTGTTGGCCTTCGATGTTGTTGCTCGCCTAGTTGATATGCTAAAGCATCCATCCTTAGAGCTACAAAGAAAAGTAGCTTCTGTCCTTGAGTTTGTGGCAATCAGTGAGTCAATCATGGACACAATCATCTCAGCGAATATTGAATCTGGTCTGCTTGCTATCTTCCAACAAGTAGAATTGAATG AATTGGAATCTGATGTTGAGAGCCAGCAGACAGAAATACACGCCATTCAAGTTGAAGAAGTTGGTCTTGCTATATCTGCAGCTTCTCGGTTACTCACAAAACTTCTTGATTTGGAGCAGTTTCGGCGTGCTGTAAACTCTGCCCATTTCACTAAATTGCTCCATAAAATCCTGAAATCGAACATTCCTCTTCGGTACAAAGATTGGGTTGCTGCTTGTCTTGTTAAAATCGACTCTTTGTATGGTCCTATTTCCATCCTGGAATTCGAGAATCCGATCAATATGGAAGTCACCCTGTACGAGAAGATACCAAGACTAATAGAGCAAATCAGATCTGCTTTCTCTCTAGAAGCACAAGAAGCTGCAGTTGTAGAACTCAACAGGATAATTTCCGAGGGAATGGTAGATGCCACTCAAACTGTTGCTTCTGAAGGAGGAATATTTCCATTGGTGAAACTAATAGAGGGAGGAAGTGAGAAGGCCGTCGAAGCAGCCTTATCCATACTATATAATCTGAGCATGGACAGCGAAAATCATGCTGCAATTATAGCTGCTGGGGCAGTGCCACCCTTAAGAAGAATTATACTGTCAGAAAGGTCACAATGGAAACGAGCTTTGCGTTTGCTGAGGAACTTGCCTACATGA
- the LOC133696743 gene encoding probable NAD(P)H dehydrogenase subunit CRR3, chloroplastic — protein sequence MACLSCHSITKTLVVFASLPRNTNSPSPQSNTDPKPPSLPVPTTTTSTRTKSTTTLPLPRKKRVQDRLQQQLNLMTIERVVGAGSYRDYEKPIDQEKKEKKKKKKMSGFMEEGPVEKKLRETGEWVTTKTEGEFRSNGKRILMFSFKWAIPLYIFMVFVASGVIKLPFSSQFLDDLLM from the exons ATGGCTTGCTTATCCTGCCACTCCATAACCAAAACACTTGTAGTATTTGCTTCTCTTCCCAGAAATACAAACTCTCCATCCCCGCAATCCAACACTGATCCTAAGCCTCCTTCACTTCCGGTTCCCACGACAACAACAAGTACCAGAACCAAAAGCACCACTACTCTACCACtaccaagaaagaaaagagtcCAAGACAGGCTACAACAACAGCTCAATCTTATGACTATTGAACGTGTCGTTGGTGCTGGCAGTTATCGTGACTATGAGAAGCCCAT TGACcaagagaagaaggagaagaaaaagaagaagaagatgtctGGATTTATGGAGGAGGGACCAGTGGAGAAGAAGCTCCGAGAGACTGGAGAGTGGGTTACCACCAAAACTGAAGGAGAATTTCGTTCCAATG GTAAAAGGATTTTAATGTTCTCTTTTAAGTGGGCTATAccactttatatttttatggtcTTTGTGGCTTCTGGAGTTATAAAGCTACCTTTCAGCTCACAATTTCTTGATGATCTGCTCATGTAA